The following proteins are encoded in a genomic region of Arachis ipaensis cultivar K30076 chromosome B02, Araip1.1, whole genome shotgun sequence:
- the LOC107625586 gene encoding isochorismate synthase, chloroplastic-like isoform X2 — translation MATASAHKSLTKCTNTFLLFPLSKKQHSIYTLHFHQRPLCHGCYLSMNGCRKGQSRGPVGTIETQTLEPVATTSMALYSLKMTISKMKSEPPYRSSSGIVRLQVPIEEEEVEAIDWLHSQNHLLLPRCFFSGREHNSFDSNGRSLVSVAGVGSAVSFCQPHPFSYWDWISIRRFLSESCPLIRAYGAIRFNAKAKVSSEWLPFGSFYFVIPQVEFNELEGGSMLTTTIAWDNTISWSWEDAINALQETLSKVSASIVRFPKQAPPTLILSSHDIPSKIYWDIAVNRALEMIKKNNSLLTKVVLARSTRVVPTTNIDPLTWLACLTVESENAYQFLLQPPNAPAFIGNTPEQLFHRKWLHITSEALAGTRARGVSMALDRQIELDLLTSPKDDIEFTIVRDTIRRKLEGVCEKVVIKPKKMIRKLPRIQHLFAQLAGRLRSEEDEFKILSSLHPSPAVCGFPTEEAQLLIAKTVFDRGMYAGPVGWFGGGESEFAVGIRSALVEKVSCNFEDFFLLSGEKRGIVEGSNPYLEWDELELKTSQFTKLLKLDLPLRQKVDCK, via the exons ATGGCAACAGCTTCTGCTCACAAGTCTCTCACAAAATGCACAAACACCTTCCTCTTATTTCCTCTCTCCAAGAAGCAACACTCTATTTACACTCTTCATTTTCACCAA AGACCATTGTGCCATGGATGCTATCTTTCAATGAATGGCTGCAGAAAAGGACAGTCAAGAGGGCCTGTTGGGACAATAGAGACACAAACGTTGGAACcggttgcaacaacttcaatggCTTTGTACAGCCTGAAAATGACGATTTCTAAGATGAAATCAGAGCCTCCATATCGGAGCTCTTCGGGCATAGTGAGGCTGCAGGTCCCCATTGAGGAGGAAGAGGTTGAGGCCATTGATTGGCTCCACTCACAGAACCACCTGCTCCTTCCTCGCTGCTTCTTCTCCGGCAGGGAACACAATTCTTTTGACTCTAATGGCAGAAGCTTGGTTAGCGTTGCCGGTGTTGGCTCTGCCGTTTCTTTTTGCCAGCCACACCCCTTTTCCTATTGGGATTGGATATCCATTAGGAG GTTTCTTTCTGAGAGCTGCCCATTGATTCGTGCATACGGAGCCATCCGATTCAACGCAAAAGCTAAGGTGTCATCAGAGTGGCTGCCTTTCGGTTCTTTCTACTTCGTGATTCCTCAG GTTGAGTTTAATGAGCTTGAAGGAGGATCGATGCTCACTACGACCATTGCGTGGGACAATACAATTTCTTGGTCCTGGGAAGATGCAATCAATGCTCTCCAAGAAACCCTTAGCAAG GTTTCTGCTTCGATTGTGAGGTTTCCGAAACAAGCTCCTCCAACATTAATACTAAGTAGCCATGATATTCCAAGTAAAATATATTGGGATATTGCTGTTAACAGAGCTTTGGAGATGATAAAGAAAAACAACTCCTTACTAACCAAG GTTGTGCTGGCTCGTAGTACAAGAGTAGTGCCTACTACTAACATTGATCCGCTTACGTGGTTAGCTTGCTTAACG GTTGAGAGCGAAAATGCATACCAGTTTCTCCTTCAGCCGCCAAATGCACCTGCATTTATCGGAAATACA CCAGAGCAACTATTTCACAGAAAATGGCTCCACATTACTAGTGAGGCTTTGGCTGGAACTCGAGCTAGAGGAGTGTCGATGGCACTGGATCGTCAAATAGAACTTGACTTGCTTACAAG TCCAAAGGATGATATTGAGTTCACCATAGTAAGAGATACCATAAGAAGAAAATTAGAG GGAGTGTGTGAAAAGGTTGTAATTAAGCCAAAGAAAATGATAAGAAAGCTCCCCAGGATCCAACATTTATTTGCTCAATTAGCCGGCAGGTTAAGAAGCGAAGAAGACGAG tTTAAAATTTTGTCATCTCTTCACCCAAGTCCAGCAGTTTGTGGGTTTCCAACAGAAGAGGCACAACTTTTAATTGCAAAAACAG TATTTGATAGAGGGATGTATGCCGGACCTGTTGGTTGGTTCGGCGGCGGAGAGAGCGAGTTTGCTGTTGGCATCAGGTCAGCATTGGTGGAAAAGGTTAGCTGCAATTTTGAGGATTTTTTCCTCCTTAGTGGAGAAAAAAGAG GGATAGTGGAAGGAAGCAATCCTTACTTGGAGTGGGATGAACTAGAACTCAAGACATCTCAG TTCACCAAGTTGCTCAAACTTGACTTGCCTCTCAGACAAAAAGTAGATTGTAAATGA
- the LOC107625586 gene encoding isochorismate synthase, chloroplastic-like isoform X4 gives MATASAHKSLTKCTNTFLLFPLSKKQHSIYTLHFHQRPLCHGCYLSMNGCRKGQSRGPVGTIETQTLEPVATTSMALYSLKMTISKMKSEPPYRSSSGIVRLQVPIEEEEVEAIDWLHSQNHLLLPRCFFSGREHNSFDSNGRSLVSVAGVGSAVSFCQPHPFSYWDWISIRRFLSESCPLIRAYGAIRFNAKAKVSSEWLPFGSFYFVIPQVEFNELEGGSMLTTTIAWDNTISWSWEDAINALQETLSKVSASIVRFPKQAPPTLILSSHDIPSKIYWDIAVNRALEMIKKNNSLLTKVVLARSTRVVPTTNIDPLTWLACLTVESENAYQFLLQPPNAPAFIGNTPEQLFHRKWLHITSEALAGTRARGVSMALDRQIELDLLTSPKDDIEFTIVRDTIRRKLEGVCEKVVIKPKKMIRKLPRIQHLFAQLAGRLRSEEDEFKILSSLHPSPAVCGFPTEEAQLLIAKTVFDRGMYAGPVGWFGGGESEFAVGIRSALVEKDHGALIYAGTGIVEGSNPYLEWDELELKTSQFTKLLKLDLPLRQKVDCK, from the exons ATGGCAACAGCTTCTGCTCACAAGTCTCTCACAAAATGCACAAACACCTTCCTCTTATTTCCTCTCTCCAAGAAGCAACACTCTATTTACACTCTTCATTTTCACCAA AGACCATTGTGCCATGGATGCTATCTTTCAATGAATGGCTGCAGAAAAGGACAGTCAAGAGGGCCTGTTGGGACAATAGAGACACAAACGTTGGAACcggttgcaacaacttcaatggCTTTGTACAGCCTGAAAATGACGATTTCTAAGATGAAATCAGAGCCTCCATATCGGAGCTCTTCGGGCATAGTGAGGCTGCAGGTCCCCATTGAGGAGGAAGAGGTTGAGGCCATTGATTGGCTCCACTCACAGAACCACCTGCTCCTTCCTCGCTGCTTCTTCTCCGGCAGGGAACACAATTCTTTTGACTCTAATGGCAGAAGCTTGGTTAGCGTTGCCGGTGTTGGCTCTGCCGTTTCTTTTTGCCAGCCACACCCCTTTTCCTATTGGGATTGGATATCCATTAGGAG GTTTCTTTCTGAGAGCTGCCCATTGATTCGTGCATACGGAGCCATCCGATTCAACGCAAAAGCTAAGGTGTCATCAGAGTGGCTGCCTTTCGGTTCTTTCTACTTCGTGATTCCTCAG GTTGAGTTTAATGAGCTTGAAGGAGGATCGATGCTCACTACGACCATTGCGTGGGACAATACAATTTCTTGGTCCTGGGAAGATGCAATCAATGCTCTCCAAGAAACCCTTAGCAAG GTTTCTGCTTCGATTGTGAGGTTTCCGAAACAAGCTCCTCCAACATTAATACTAAGTAGCCATGATATTCCAAGTAAAATATATTGGGATATTGCTGTTAACAGAGCTTTGGAGATGATAAAGAAAAACAACTCCTTACTAACCAAG GTTGTGCTGGCTCGTAGTACAAGAGTAGTGCCTACTACTAACATTGATCCGCTTACGTGGTTAGCTTGCTTAACG GTTGAGAGCGAAAATGCATACCAGTTTCTCCTTCAGCCGCCAAATGCACCTGCATTTATCGGAAATACA CCAGAGCAACTATTTCACAGAAAATGGCTCCACATTACTAGTGAGGCTTTGGCTGGAACTCGAGCTAGAGGAGTGTCGATGGCACTGGATCGTCAAATAGAACTTGACTTGCTTACAAG TCCAAAGGATGATATTGAGTTCACCATAGTAAGAGATACCATAAGAAGAAAATTAGAG GGAGTGTGTGAAAAGGTTGTAATTAAGCCAAAGAAAATGATAAGAAAGCTCCCCAGGATCCAACATTTATTTGCTCAATTAGCCGGCAGGTTAAGAAGCGAAGAAGACGAG tTTAAAATTTTGTCATCTCTTCACCCAAGTCCAGCAGTTTGTGGGTTTCCAACAGAAGAGGCACAACTTTTAATTGCAAAAACAG TATTTGATAGAGGGATGTATGCCGGACCTGTTGGTTGGTTCGGCGGCGGAGAGAGCGAGTTTGCTGTTGGCATCAGGTCAGCATTGGTGGAAAAG GATCACGGTGCATTGATATATGCTGGAACAGGGATAGTGGAAGGAAGCAATCCTTACTTGGAGTGGGATGAACTAGAACTCAAGACATCTCAG TTCACCAAGTTGCTCAAACTTGACTTGCCTCTCAGACAAAAAGTAGATTGTAAATGA
- the LOC107625586 gene encoding isochorismate synthase, chloroplastic-like isoform X5: MATASAHKSLTKCTNTFLLFPLSKKQHSIYTLHFHQRPLCHGCYLSMNGCRKGQSRGPVGTIETQTLEPVATTSMALYSLKMTISKMKSEPPYRSSSGIVRLQVPIEEEEVEAIDWLHSQNHLLLPRCFFSGREHNSFDSNGRSLVSVAGVGSAVSFCQPHPFSYWDWISIRRFLSESCPLIRAYGAIRFNAKAKVSSEWLPFGSFYFVIPQVEFNELEGGSMLTTTIAWDNTISWSWEDAINALQETLSKVSASIVRFPKQAPPTLILSSHDIPSKIYWDIAVNRALEMIKKNNSLLTKVVLARSTRVVPTTNIDPLTWLRAKMHTSFSFSRQMHLHLSEIQKWLHITSEALAGTRARGVSMALDRQIELDLLTSPKDDIEFTIVRDTIRRKLEGVCEKVVIKPKKMIRKLPRIQHLFAQLAGRLRSEEDEFKILSSLHPSPAVCGFPTEEAQLLIAKTEVFDRGMYAGPVGWFGGGESEFAVGIRSALVEKVSCNFEDFFLLSGEKRGIVEGSNPYLEWDELELKTSQFTKLLKLDLPLRQKVDCK; this comes from the exons ATGGCAACAGCTTCTGCTCACAAGTCTCTCACAAAATGCACAAACACCTTCCTCTTATTTCCTCTCTCCAAGAAGCAACACTCTATTTACACTCTTCATTTTCACCAA AGACCATTGTGCCATGGATGCTATCTTTCAATGAATGGCTGCAGAAAAGGACAGTCAAGAGGGCCTGTTGGGACAATAGAGACACAAACGTTGGAACcggttgcaacaacttcaatggCTTTGTACAGCCTGAAAATGACGATTTCTAAGATGAAATCAGAGCCTCCATATCGGAGCTCTTCGGGCATAGTGAGGCTGCAGGTCCCCATTGAGGAGGAAGAGGTTGAGGCCATTGATTGGCTCCACTCACAGAACCACCTGCTCCTTCCTCGCTGCTTCTTCTCCGGCAGGGAACACAATTCTTTTGACTCTAATGGCAGAAGCTTGGTTAGCGTTGCCGGTGTTGGCTCTGCCGTTTCTTTTTGCCAGCCACACCCCTTTTCCTATTGGGATTGGATATCCATTAGGAG GTTTCTTTCTGAGAGCTGCCCATTGATTCGTGCATACGGAGCCATCCGATTCAACGCAAAAGCTAAGGTGTCATCAGAGTGGCTGCCTTTCGGTTCTTTCTACTTCGTGATTCCTCAG GTTGAGTTTAATGAGCTTGAAGGAGGATCGATGCTCACTACGACCATTGCGTGGGACAATACAATTTCTTGGTCCTGGGAAGATGCAATCAATGCTCTCCAAGAAACCCTTAGCAAG GTTTCTGCTTCGATTGTGAGGTTTCCGAAACAAGCTCCTCCAACATTAATACTAAGTAGCCATGATATTCCAAGTAAAATATATTGGGATATTGCTGTTAACAGAGCTTTGGAGATGATAAAGAAAAACAACTCCTTACTAACCAAG GTTGTGCTGGCTCGTAGTACAAGAGTAGTGCCTACTACTAACATTGATCCGCTTACGTG GTTGAGAGCGAAAATGCATACCAGTTTCTCCTTCAGCCGCCAAATGCACCTGCATTTATCGGAAATACA AAAATGGCTCCACATTACTAGTGAGGCTTTGGCTGGAACTCGAGCTAGAGGAGTGTCGATGGCACTGGATCGTCAAATAGAACTTGACTTGCTTACAAG TCCAAAGGATGATATTGAGTTCACCATAGTAAGAGATACCATAAGAAGAAAATTAGAG GGAGTGTGTGAAAAGGTTGTAATTAAGCCAAAGAAAATGATAAGAAAGCTCCCCAGGATCCAACATTTATTTGCTCAATTAGCCGGCAGGTTAAGAAGCGAAGAAGACGAG tTTAAAATTTTGTCATCTCTTCACCCAAGTCCAGCAGTTTGTGGGTTTCCAACAGAAGAGGCACAACTTTTAATTGCAAAAACAG AAGTATTTGATAGAGGGATGTATGCCGGACCTGTTGGTTGGTTCGGCGGCGGAGAGAGCGAGTTTGCTGTTGGCATCAGGTCAGCATTGGTGGAAAAGGTTAGCTGCAATTTTGAGGATTTTTTCCTCCTTAGTGGAGAAAAAAGAG GGATAGTGGAAGGAAGCAATCCTTACTTGGAGTGGGATGAACTAGAACTCAAGACATCTCAG TTCACCAAGTTGCTCAAACTTGACTTGCCTCTCAGACAAAAAGTAGATTGTAAATGA
- the LOC107625586 gene encoding isochorismate synthase 2, chloroplastic-like isoform X1 yields the protein MATASAHKSLTKCTNTFLLFPLSKKQHSIYTLHFHQRPLCHGCYLSMNGCRKGQSRGPVGTIETQTLEPVATTSMALYSLKMTISKMKSEPPYRSSSGIVRLQVPIEEEEVEAIDWLHSQNHLLLPRCFFSGREHNSFDSNGRSLVSVAGVGSAVSFCQPHPFSYWDWISIRRFLSESCPLIRAYGAIRFNAKAKVSSEWLPFGSFYFVIPQVEFNELEGGSMLTTTIAWDNTISWSWEDAINALQETLSKVSASIVRFPKQAPPTLILSSHDIPSKIYWDIAVNRALEMIKKNNSLLTKVVLARSTRVVPTTNIDPLTWLACLTVESENAYQFLLQPPNAPAFIGNTPEQLFHRKWLHITSEALAGTRARGVSMALDRQIELDLLTSPKDDIEFTIVRDTIRRKLEGVCEKVVIKPKKMIRKLPRIQHLFAQLAGRLRSEEDEFKILSSLHPSPAVCGFPTEEAQLLIAKTEVFDRGMYAGPVGWFGGGESEFAVGIRSALVEKVSCNFEDFFLLSGEKRGIVEGSNPYLEWDELELKTSQFTKLLKLDLPLRQKVDCK from the exons ATGGCAACAGCTTCTGCTCACAAGTCTCTCACAAAATGCACAAACACCTTCCTCTTATTTCCTCTCTCCAAGAAGCAACACTCTATTTACACTCTTCATTTTCACCAA AGACCATTGTGCCATGGATGCTATCTTTCAATGAATGGCTGCAGAAAAGGACAGTCAAGAGGGCCTGTTGGGACAATAGAGACACAAACGTTGGAACcggttgcaacaacttcaatggCTTTGTACAGCCTGAAAATGACGATTTCTAAGATGAAATCAGAGCCTCCATATCGGAGCTCTTCGGGCATAGTGAGGCTGCAGGTCCCCATTGAGGAGGAAGAGGTTGAGGCCATTGATTGGCTCCACTCACAGAACCACCTGCTCCTTCCTCGCTGCTTCTTCTCCGGCAGGGAACACAATTCTTTTGACTCTAATGGCAGAAGCTTGGTTAGCGTTGCCGGTGTTGGCTCTGCCGTTTCTTTTTGCCAGCCACACCCCTTTTCCTATTGGGATTGGATATCCATTAGGAG GTTTCTTTCTGAGAGCTGCCCATTGATTCGTGCATACGGAGCCATCCGATTCAACGCAAAAGCTAAGGTGTCATCAGAGTGGCTGCCTTTCGGTTCTTTCTACTTCGTGATTCCTCAG GTTGAGTTTAATGAGCTTGAAGGAGGATCGATGCTCACTACGACCATTGCGTGGGACAATACAATTTCTTGGTCCTGGGAAGATGCAATCAATGCTCTCCAAGAAACCCTTAGCAAG GTTTCTGCTTCGATTGTGAGGTTTCCGAAACAAGCTCCTCCAACATTAATACTAAGTAGCCATGATATTCCAAGTAAAATATATTGGGATATTGCTGTTAACAGAGCTTTGGAGATGATAAAGAAAAACAACTCCTTACTAACCAAG GTTGTGCTGGCTCGTAGTACAAGAGTAGTGCCTACTACTAACATTGATCCGCTTACGTGGTTAGCTTGCTTAACG GTTGAGAGCGAAAATGCATACCAGTTTCTCCTTCAGCCGCCAAATGCACCTGCATTTATCGGAAATACA CCAGAGCAACTATTTCACAGAAAATGGCTCCACATTACTAGTGAGGCTTTGGCTGGAACTCGAGCTAGAGGAGTGTCGATGGCACTGGATCGTCAAATAGAACTTGACTTGCTTACAAG TCCAAAGGATGATATTGAGTTCACCATAGTAAGAGATACCATAAGAAGAAAATTAGAG GGAGTGTGTGAAAAGGTTGTAATTAAGCCAAAGAAAATGATAAGAAAGCTCCCCAGGATCCAACATTTATTTGCTCAATTAGCCGGCAGGTTAAGAAGCGAAGAAGACGAG tTTAAAATTTTGTCATCTCTTCACCCAAGTCCAGCAGTTTGTGGGTTTCCAACAGAAGAGGCACAACTTTTAATTGCAAAAACAG AAGTATTTGATAGAGGGATGTATGCCGGACCTGTTGGTTGGTTCGGCGGCGGAGAGAGCGAGTTTGCTGTTGGCATCAGGTCAGCATTGGTGGAAAAGGTTAGCTGCAATTTTGAGGATTTTTTCCTCCTTAGTGGAGAAAAAAGAG GGATAGTGGAAGGAAGCAATCCTTACTTGGAGTGGGATGAACTAGAACTCAAGACATCTCAG TTCACCAAGTTGCTCAAACTTGACTTGCCTCTCAGACAAAAAGTAGATTGTAAATGA
- the LOC107625586 gene encoding isochorismate synthase, chloroplastic-like isoform X3: MATASAHKSLTKCTNTFLLFPLSKKQHSIYTLHFHQRPLCHGCYLSMNGCRKGQSRGPVGTIETQTLEPVATTSMALYSLKMTISKMKSEPPYRSSSGIVRLQVPIEEEEVEAIDWLHSQNHLLLPRCFFSGREHNSFDSNGRSLVSVAGVGSAVSFCQPHPFSYWDWISIRRFLSESCPLIRAYGAIRFNAKAKVSSEWLPFGSFYFVIPQVEFNELEGGSMLTTTIAWDNTISWSWEDAINALQETLSKVSASIVRFPKQAPPTLILSSHDIPSKIYWDIAVNRALEMIKKNNSLLTKVVLARSTRVVPTTNIDPLTWLACLTVESENAYQFLLQPPNAPAFIGNTPEQLFHRKWLHITSEALAGTRARGVSMALDRQIELDLLTSPKDDIEFTIVRDTIRRKLEGVCEKVVIKPKKMIRKLPRIQHLFAQLAGRLRSEEDEFKILSSLHPSPAVCGFPTEEAQLLIAKTEVFDRGMYAGPVGWFGGGESEFAVGIRSALVEKDHGALIYAGTGIVEGSNPYLEWDELELKTSQFTKLLKLDLPLRQKVDCK; the protein is encoded by the exons ATGGCAACAGCTTCTGCTCACAAGTCTCTCACAAAATGCACAAACACCTTCCTCTTATTTCCTCTCTCCAAGAAGCAACACTCTATTTACACTCTTCATTTTCACCAA AGACCATTGTGCCATGGATGCTATCTTTCAATGAATGGCTGCAGAAAAGGACAGTCAAGAGGGCCTGTTGGGACAATAGAGACACAAACGTTGGAACcggttgcaacaacttcaatggCTTTGTACAGCCTGAAAATGACGATTTCTAAGATGAAATCAGAGCCTCCATATCGGAGCTCTTCGGGCATAGTGAGGCTGCAGGTCCCCATTGAGGAGGAAGAGGTTGAGGCCATTGATTGGCTCCACTCACAGAACCACCTGCTCCTTCCTCGCTGCTTCTTCTCCGGCAGGGAACACAATTCTTTTGACTCTAATGGCAGAAGCTTGGTTAGCGTTGCCGGTGTTGGCTCTGCCGTTTCTTTTTGCCAGCCACACCCCTTTTCCTATTGGGATTGGATATCCATTAGGAG GTTTCTTTCTGAGAGCTGCCCATTGATTCGTGCATACGGAGCCATCCGATTCAACGCAAAAGCTAAGGTGTCATCAGAGTGGCTGCCTTTCGGTTCTTTCTACTTCGTGATTCCTCAG GTTGAGTTTAATGAGCTTGAAGGAGGATCGATGCTCACTACGACCATTGCGTGGGACAATACAATTTCTTGGTCCTGGGAAGATGCAATCAATGCTCTCCAAGAAACCCTTAGCAAG GTTTCTGCTTCGATTGTGAGGTTTCCGAAACAAGCTCCTCCAACATTAATACTAAGTAGCCATGATATTCCAAGTAAAATATATTGGGATATTGCTGTTAACAGAGCTTTGGAGATGATAAAGAAAAACAACTCCTTACTAACCAAG GTTGTGCTGGCTCGTAGTACAAGAGTAGTGCCTACTACTAACATTGATCCGCTTACGTGGTTAGCTTGCTTAACG GTTGAGAGCGAAAATGCATACCAGTTTCTCCTTCAGCCGCCAAATGCACCTGCATTTATCGGAAATACA CCAGAGCAACTATTTCACAGAAAATGGCTCCACATTACTAGTGAGGCTTTGGCTGGAACTCGAGCTAGAGGAGTGTCGATGGCACTGGATCGTCAAATAGAACTTGACTTGCTTACAAG TCCAAAGGATGATATTGAGTTCACCATAGTAAGAGATACCATAAGAAGAAAATTAGAG GGAGTGTGTGAAAAGGTTGTAATTAAGCCAAAGAAAATGATAAGAAAGCTCCCCAGGATCCAACATTTATTTGCTCAATTAGCCGGCAGGTTAAGAAGCGAAGAAGACGAG tTTAAAATTTTGTCATCTCTTCACCCAAGTCCAGCAGTTTGTGGGTTTCCAACAGAAGAGGCACAACTTTTAATTGCAAAAACAG AAGTATTTGATAGAGGGATGTATGCCGGACCTGTTGGTTGGTTCGGCGGCGGAGAGAGCGAGTTTGCTGTTGGCATCAGGTCAGCATTGGTGGAAAAG GATCACGGTGCATTGATATATGCTGGAACAGGGATAGTGGAAGGAAGCAATCCTTACTTGGAGTGGGATGAACTAGAACTCAAGACATCTCAG TTCACCAAGTTGCTCAAACTTGACTTGCCTCTCAGACAAAAAGTAGATTGTAAATGA
- the LOC107625586 gene encoding isochorismate synthase, chloroplastic-like isoform X6, producing MATASAHKSLTKCTNTFLLFPLSKKQHSIYTLHFHQRPLCHGCYLSMNGCRKGQSRGPVGTIETQTLEPVATTSMALYSLKMTISKMKSEPPYRSSSGIVRLQVPIEEEEVEAIDWLHSQNHLLLPRCFFSGREHNSFDSNGRSLVSVAGVGSAVSFCQPHPFSYWDWISIRRFLSESCPLIRAYGAIRFNAKAKVSSEWLPFGSFYFVIPQVEFNELEGGSMLTTTIAWDNTISWSWEDAINALQETLSKVSASIVRFPKQAPPTLILSSHDIPSKIYWDIAVNRALEMIKKNNSLLTKVVLARSTRVVPTTNIDPLTWLACLTVESENAYQFLLQPPNAPAFIGNTPEQLFHRKWLHITSEALAGTRARGVSMALDRQIELDLLTSPKDDIEFTIVRDTIRRKLEGVCEKVVIKPKKMIRKLPRIQHLFAQLAGRLRSEEDEFKILSSLHPSPAVCGFPTEEAQLLIAKTGPENPCKLAC from the exons ATGGCAACAGCTTCTGCTCACAAGTCTCTCACAAAATGCACAAACACCTTCCTCTTATTTCCTCTCTCCAAGAAGCAACACTCTATTTACACTCTTCATTTTCACCAA AGACCATTGTGCCATGGATGCTATCTTTCAATGAATGGCTGCAGAAAAGGACAGTCAAGAGGGCCTGTTGGGACAATAGAGACACAAACGTTGGAACcggttgcaacaacttcaatggCTTTGTACAGCCTGAAAATGACGATTTCTAAGATGAAATCAGAGCCTCCATATCGGAGCTCTTCGGGCATAGTGAGGCTGCAGGTCCCCATTGAGGAGGAAGAGGTTGAGGCCATTGATTGGCTCCACTCACAGAACCACCTGCTCCTTCCTCGCTGCTTCTTCTCCGGCAGGGAACACAATTCTTTTGACTCTAATGGCAGAAGCTTGGTTAGCGTTGCCGGTGTTGGCTCTGCCGTTTCTTTTTGCCAGCCACACCCCTTTTCCTATTGGGATTGGATATCCATTAGGAG GTTTCTTTCTGAGAGCTGCCCATTGATTCGTGCATACGGAGCCATCCGATTCAACGCAAAAGCTAAGGTGTCATCAGAGTGGCTGCCTTTCGGTTCTTTCTACTTCGTGATTCCTCAG GTTGAGTTTAATGAGCTTGAAGGAGGATCGATGCTCACTACGACCATTGCGTGGGACAATACAATTTCTTGGTCCTGGGAAGATGCAATCAATGCTCTCCAAGAAACCCTTAGCAAG GTTTCTGCTTCGATTGTGAGGTTTCCGAAACAAGCTCCTCCAACATTAATACTAAGTAGCCATGATATTCCAAGTAAAATATATTGGGATATTGCTGTTAACAGAGCTTTGGAGATGATAAAGAAAAACAACTCCTTACTAACCAAG GTTGTGCTGGCTCGTAGTACAAGAGTAGTGCCTACTACTAACATTGATCCGCTTACGTGGTTAGCTTGCTTAACG GTTGAGAGCGAAAATGCATACCAGTTTCTCCTTCAGCCGCCAAATGCACCTGCATTTATCGGAAATACA CCAGAGCAACTATTTCACAGAAAATGGCTCCACATTACTAGTGAGGCTTTGGCTGGAACTCGAGCTAGAGGAGTGTCGATGGCACTGGATCGTCAAATAGAACTTGACTTGCTTACAAG TCCAAAGGATGATATTGAGTTCACCATAGTAAGAGATACCATAAGAAGAAAATTAGAG GGAGTGTGTGAAAAGGTTGTAATTAAGCCAAAGAAAATGATAAGAAAGCTCCCCAGGATCCAACATTTATTTGCTCAATTAGCCGGCAGGTTAAGAAGCGAAGAAGACGAG tTTAAAATTTTGTCATCTCTTCACCCAAGTCCAGCAGTTTGTGGGTTTCCAACAGAAGAGGCACAACTTTTAATTGCAAAAACAG GGCCTGAAAATCCATGCAAGCTAGCTTGTTGA